Proteins from one Candidatus Polarisedimenticolia bacterium genomic window:
- a CDS encoding NAD(P)H-dependent oxidoreductase subunit E yields MDLKLSRAEETPAEREAIDMLLGSPAGAAAGRDLLLPCLLSVQGRIGWVSEGALNYTCKRLDVAPAEAFGVASFYRMIALSPRPPVMAYVCEDLSCRLQGSDSICRELERRLGPPAPHHGEGSFLWQRSACLGQCDRAPAALVAHSGPVPHTAALPQASLSTLMASISGRSLSPSPGGEPRIPQFGKPGLRLLRRAGRIDPGSLEAYRAQGGGQALARALELGPAGVIAEVEASRLLGRGGAAFPTSRKWEAVARSSVHPRYLVCNADESEPGTFKDRVLLEEDPFALVEGAVIAAFATGCERGYVYVRGEYPRAAERLEQACAEAHAAGMLGPRILGQEFSFDLEVRRGAGAYICGEETALFNSIEGFRGEPRSKPPFPVTAGLFGKPTVINNVETLACIPEIVREGGAAFAAVGTRDSAGTRLFCLSGNIQRPGIYEVPMGTPLRSLLEEAGGPPPGRKIRAVLLGGAAGTFLGPGDLDLPLSFEATRAAGATLGSGAVIIFDDRADLRDSLLRLAAFFREESCGQCVPCRVGTVRQEEVLKRWLEEPRGDAAARELLLREIAQAMRDASICGLGQTAAAAVQSALLKLDLVRDSG; encoded by the coding sequence ATGGACCTGAAGCTGAGCCGCGCCGAGGAGACCCCGGCCGAGCGCGAAGCGATCGACATGCTGCTGGGATCTCCCGCCGGCGCCGCGGCCGGGCGGGACCTTCTCCTTCCCTGCCTGCTGTCGGTCCAGGGTCGCATCGGCTGGGTGAGCGAAGGGGCGCTCAACTACACCTGCAAGCGCCTCGATGTCGCGCCCGCGGAGGCCTTCGGCGTCGCCAGCTTCTACCGCATGATCGCCCTTTCTCCCCGCCCCCCCGTGATGGCCTATGTATGCGAAGACCTGAGCTGTCGGCTGCAGGGATCGGATTCGATCTGCCGGGAGCTGGAGCGCCGGCTGGGCCCTCCCGCCCCGCACCATGGCGAAGGGAGCTTCCTGTGGCAGCGCAGTGCCTGCCTGGGACAGTGCGACCGGGCGCCCGCGGCCCTGGTGGCCCACTCGGGACCCGTGCCGCACACCGCCGCGCTTCCCCAGGCTTCCCTTTCCACGCTGATGGCCTCGATCTCGGGGCGCTCGCTGTCGCCCTCTCCCGGCGGAGAACCCAGGATTCCGCAGTTCGGCAAGCCGGGCCTCCGGCTCCTGCGGCGCGCCGGCCGCATCGATCCGGGCAGCCTGGAGGCCTATCGCGCCCAAGGAGGCGGCCAGGCACTGGCGCGCGCCCTGGAGCTGGGACCGGCGGGAGTCATCGCGGAAGTGGAAGCCTCGCGGCTCCTCGGACGTGGCGGAGCCGCCTTCCCCACCTCGCGCAAGTGGGAAGCTGTGGCGCGCTCCAGCGTCCATCCCCGCTACCTGGTGTGCAATGCCGACGAATCGGAGCCGGGGACCTTCAAGGATCGAGTTCTCCTCGAAGAGGATCCCTTTGCCTTGGTCGAAGGCGCGGTCATTGCCGCCTTCGCGACCGGCTGCGAGCGTGGCTACGTCTACGTCCGCGGCGAGTATCCGCGGGCCGCCGAGAGATTGGAGCAGGCCTGCGCGGAGGCCCACGCCGCCGGAATGCTGGGCCCGCGCATCCTCGGGCAGGAATTCTCCTTCGATCTGGAGGTGCGGAGAGGCGCGGGGGCCTACATCTGCGGCGAGGAGACCGCCCTGTTCAACTCGATCGAAGGATTCCGGGGAGAGCCCCGGAGCAAGCCTCCTTTTCCGGTCACCGCCGGCCTGTTCGGCAAGCCGACCGTGATCAACAACGTGGAGACTCTCGCCTGCATTCCGGAGATCGTGCGGGAAGGCGGGGCCGCCTTCGCCGCCGTCGGCACGCGCGATTCCGCCGGAACGCGCCTGTTCTGTCTCTCGGGCAACATCCAGCGCCCCGGCATCTACGAGGTCCCTATGGGGACGCCGCTGCGCTCCCTGCTGGAGGAGGCCGGAGGGCCGCCGCCGGGACGAAAGATTCGCGCCGTTCTGCTGGGCGGGGCAGCAGGCACTTTCCTGGGCCCCGGCGATCTGGACCTGCCGCTATCCTTCGAAGCGACGCGCGCCGCCGGCGCGACGCTCGGGTCCGGAGCGGTGATCATTTTCGACGACCGCGCCGATCTGCGCGACTCGCTGCTGCGCCTCGCCGCCTTCTTCCGCGAGGAGTCGTGCGGCCAGTGCGTCCCCTGCCGCGTCGGCACCGTGCGCCAGGAGGAGGTCCTCAAGCGCTGGCTGGAGGAGCCGCGCGGCGATGCCGCGGCGCGGGAGCTCCTGCTGAGAGAGATCGCCCAGGCGATGCGCGATGCGTCGATCTGCGGCCTCGGACAGACGGCCGCGGCCGCCGTCCAATCGGCCCTTCTCAAGCTGGATTTGGTCCGGGACAGCGGATGA
- a CDS encoding metallophosphoesterase family protein has translation MTSDRIAVFGGVYSNYLALDAVCRDARRRGAHTLYCLGDLGSFGPHPERVFPLLDSHRVVTIQGNYEVSLAARRDDCQCGYTDPRDNRFARLAYEYTAEKTPEAAKDWMGSLPAALRKDFGHRSLLMAHGSPRKVNEFLWRSTSPAPFLRRLLDEARTEVLLVTHTGLPWHRRLPDGRHVVNVGVIGRPANNGRTEVVYALLTEGEELDVEWSWVAYDHRRLAREMEEERIPKEFVETILTGWWTTCLEILPAKERAEGRF, from the coding sequence ATGACCTCCGATCGGATCGCCGTGTTCGGCGGGGTCTACAGCAACTATCTGGCGCTGGACGCTGTCTGCCGCGATGCCCGCCGGCGGGGCGCCCACACCCTTTACTGCCTGGGCGATCTCGGATCGTTCGGCCCCCACCCCGAGCGCGTTTTCCCGCTGCTCGACAGCCACCGCGTGGTCACGATCCAGGGAAACTACGAAGTGTCGCTGGCTGCGCGGCGCGACGATTGCCAGTGCGGCTACACCGATCCGCGCGACAACCGCTTCGCCCGGCTCGCCTACGAATACACGGCGGAGAAAACTCCGGAAGCGGCGAAGGACTGGATGGGATCGCTCCCCGCCGCCCTCCGGAAGGATTTCGGACACCGCTCGCTTCTGATGGCGCACGGCTCGCCGCGCAAGGTGAACGAGTTCCTGTGGCGATCGACCTCTCCGGCTCCCTTTCTCCGCAGGCTGCTGGATGAGGCCCGCACCGAGGTCCTCCTGGTGACCCACACCGGCCTGCCCTGGCACCGCCGGCTGCCCGACGGGCGACACGTGGTAAACGTCGGAGTCATCGGCCGCCCCGCCAACAATGGGCGGACGGAGGTGGTCTATGCGCTGCTCACCGAAGGGGAGGAGCTGGACGTGGAATGGTCCTGGGTGGCCTATGACCACCGGCGCCTGGCGCGTGAGATGGAAGAGGAGCGGATTCCGAAAGAGTTCGTGGAGACGATCCTGACGGGATGGTGGACCACCTGCCTGGAGATCCTGCCGGCCAAGGAGCGCGCCGAAGGGCGCTTCTGA
- a CDS encoding SAM-dependent methyltransferase → MSAGRRGTLFVVATPIGNLEDLSFRAVRVLREVSRVACEDTRLTARLLARYEISTPRISFHRFNEHRILPRLLQ, encoded by the coding sequence GTGAGCGCCGGGCGCCGCGGAACCCTTTTCGTCGTCGCCACCCCCATCGGCAACCTGGAGGACCTGTCGTTCCGGGCCGTGCGGGTCCTGCGCGAAGTCTCGCGCGTCGCCTGCGAGGACACCCGCCTGACGGCGCGGCTGCTGGCGCGCTACGAGATTTCGACGCCCAGGATCTCCTTCCACCGCTTCAACGAGCATCGCATCCTCCCCCGGCTCCTGCAGC
- a CDS encoding DUF4388 domain-containing protein yields MPKEGDLAASSFCEVLADLSLRHETGVLRLSATTPSKSVYLQEGKIVFASSTDPDDRLGELLLMRGIINREQLDEASKSLKPGKRLGTALVEQGFLPASELPKWVREQVKEILFSLFSWTEGKFVFEAGPFPSDEAITLRLSTPEVFLSGLKMVQKWSVLRKGAGEIRIPYQLAGDPRSILKEVSLGEEEERLLRLLESRPVTMEQAALESGLTTLRVYQLFFAFRVLGVVAPAKLPAPAPPRPAPRASETPATHAPLEGARRAEALPATPPSDAPVEIAPALEIEIADETPVVARPIAKPLPAARAAEKPASTKPVPPKIDTVPAAPTLEVGSQTVMLNLAELPGGEPAGQVAEVDDSPIPIVPNTVELATDEPIQAIEFQTKAEVPPSASVRRPAAVPEAPAVAVAAKPNTATKPPIPRPTRPAGAAGVPQGPPPLPTAADAPALSAAAAAAKRNKPDLRVVKLDDRRLEGEGPQHLEDLVRQWLLKGYRLAGVVPARASGLFGSSGSTYLIFTRETSG; encoded by the coding sequence ATGCCCAAAGAAGGAGACCTGGCCGCCTCTTCGTTCTGCGAGGTCCTGGCCGATTTGAGCCTGCGTCACGAGACCGGCGTCCTGCGTCTCAGCGCAACGACCCCTTCCAAATCGGTCTACCTGCAGGAAGGCAAGATCGTCTTCGCCTCCTCCACCGATCCGGATGATCGTCTCGGTGAACTCCTTCTCATGCGCGGGATCATCAACCGCGAGCAGCTGGACGAGGCTTCCAAGAGCCTGAAGCCTGGAAAGAGGCTCGGGACGGCGCTGGTGGAGCAAGGATTCCTGCCGGCGTCCGAACTTCCGAAGTGGGTTCGCGAACAGGTCAAGGAAATCCTCTTTTCGCTATTTTCCTGGACCGAGGGGAAATTCGTGTTCGAGGCAGGACCTTTCCCTTCCGACGAAGCGATCACGCTGCGCCTGTCCACGCCCGAGGTTTTCCTGTCCGGCCTGAAGATGGTGCAGAAGTGGTCGGTGCTGCGCAAGGGAGCCGGGGAGATCCGCATCCCGTACCAGCTGGCAGGCGATCCTCGCAGCATCCTGAAAGAAGTGTCCCTGGGGGAGGAGGAGGAAAGGCTGCTTCGGCTCCTGGAGTCGCGGCCGGTTACGATGGAGCAGGCGGCGCTCGAATCGGGGCTTACGACACTGAGGGTCTACCAGCTCTTCTTCGCCTTCCGGGTGCTCGGCGTGGTGGCCCCTGCGAAGTTACCGGCGCCAGCGCCGCCACGTCCCGCGCCGCGTGCTTCCGAGACGCCCGCCACGCACGCGCCGCTCGAGGGCGCGCGTCGCGCCGAGGCGCTGCCCGCGACCCCTCCGAGCGATGCGCCGGTCGAAATCGCACCGGCTCTCGAAATTGAAATCGCTGACGAGACGCCCGTCGTGGCGCGCCCCATAGCCAAACCCCTACCTGCCGCTCGCGCGGCCGAGAAGCCCGCATCCACGAAGCCCGTGCCGCCGAAGATTGACACGGTGCCGGCGGCACCGACCCTGGAAGTTGGGTCGCAGACCGTCATGCTCAATCTGGCCGAGCTCCCGGGCGGCGAGCCCGCGGGCCAGGTGGCCGAGGTGGACGACTCTCCCATTCCCATCGTCCCGAATACCGTCGAGCTGGCGACCGACGAGCCGATCCAGGCCATTGAGTTTCAGACGAAAGCCGAGGTTCCACCCTCGGCCTCTGTCCGCAGGCCTGCTGCGGTCCCAGAAGCTCCAGCCGTCGCCGTGGCGGCCAAGCCCAATACCGCGACCAAGCCCCCGATTCCGCGTCCGACCCGGCCGGCGGGCGCCGCCGGGGTCCCTCAAGGGCCGCCCCCCTTGCCCACCGCGGCGGACGCACCTGCCCTCTCGGCCGCCGCGGCTGCCGCCAAGCGGAACAAGCCCGACCTGAGAGTCGTCAAGCTGGACGATCGGCGGCTTGAAGGAGAGGGGCCCCAGCATCTCGAGGATCTGGTGCGACAGTGGCTTCTCAAGGGGTATCGCCTGGCGGGGGTCGTCCCGGCGCGTGCCTCGGGTCTGTTCGGCTCCTCCGGATCCACCTACCTGATTTTTACGCGCGAAACCTCCGGCTGA
- a CDS encoding NAD+ synthase: MSRLSIQPELTEALLVDFIRREVRRTGLRRAVVGVSGGLDSAVVLVLAARALGAASVLAVLLPYRTSAASSERDGLALLRGLKVPHLRVDISPMVDGYFRRLPRADRQRRGNKMARERMAILYDLSAQWKGLVLGTSNKSEMLLGYGTIHGDLACALHPIGDLYKTQVRRLARHLGVPARILRKAPSADLYPGQTDESELGYSYARVDRLLHFLVDVRGGKREAIAAGFPPKMIDRVLEQIRRSQYKRRMPLIAKVSDRTIGVDFRYPRDWGN; the protein is encoded by the coding sequence TTGTCCCGGCTCTCCATCCAGCCGGAGCTCACCGAGGCCCTGCTGGTCGATTTCATCCGCCGCGAGGTGCGGCGCACCGGGCTGCGGCGGGCGGTGGTGGGCGTCTCGGGCGGCCTCGATTCCGCCGTGGTCCTGGTCCTTGCCGCCCGGGCCCTGGGCGCGGCCTCGGTCCTGGCGGTCCTTCTCCCGTACCGCACGAGCGCCGCTTCGAGCGAGCGCGACGGGCTCGCGCTCCTGCGGGGATTGAAGGTCCCGCACCTCCGGGTCGACATCTCTCCGATGGTCGACGGCTATTTCCGCCGCCTTCCCCGCGCCGATCGGCAGCGGCGCGGCAACAAGATGGCGCGCGAGCGCATGGCGATCCTGTACGACCTCTCGGCGCAGTGGAAGGGGCTGGTCCTGGGGACCTCCAACAAGAGCGAGATGCTCCTCGGCTACGGCACCATCCACGGCGATCTCGCCTGTGCCTTGCATCCCATCGGCGATCTCTACAAGACCCAGGTCCGCCGGCTCGCCCGGCATCTGGGGGTGCCCGCCAGGATTCTCCGGAAGGCGCCCAGCGCCGACCTCTACCCGGGCCAGACCGACGAGAGCGAGCTGGGCTACTCCTATGCCCGGGTCGATCGCCTGCTGCACTTCCTCGTCGACGTGCGGGGGGGAAAGCGAGAGGCGATCGCGGCCGGCTTTCCCCCAAAGATGATCGATCGCGTCCTCGAGCAGATCCGGCGCTCGCAGTACAAGCGCCGCATGCCGCTGATCGCCAAGGTCTCGGATCGCACCATCGGCGTCGATTTCCGCTACCCGAGGGACTGGGGGAACTGA
- a CDS encoding radical SAM protein: MSCPDPGFPQVPFLGLDTLWFQVAGTVCNLRCTHCFISCAPDNHSHGMLDLPTVLRALDEAVELGVQEYYFTGGEPFMNRELFAILEATLRAGPATVLTNGLLLDPRRCARLKRLDEGSEYSLDLRISLDGWGPEDHDRIRGPRAFDRAVAGMRNLWNAGLNPVVTVTELAEGVAGAEGRERFLDRLRSFGLTRPRLKILSLFRLGAEQRRGRGYLPSERLTSGDVIDPERLQCSSGRMVTSRGVYVCPILIDFEGARLGSTLRDSLRPFSLAYPACHTCHVQGVTCRT, translated from the coding sequence GTGAGCTGCCCGGATCCCGGCTTCCCGCAGGTCCCCTTCCTGGGCCTGGACACCCTCTGGTTCCAGGTCGCGGGGACGGTGTGCAACCTGCGCTGCACTCACTGCTTCATCTCCTGCGCGCCCGACAATCACTCGCACGGCATGCTCGATCTTCCCACCGTGCTGCGCGCTCTTGACGAAGCCGTGGAGCTCGGCGTCCAGGAGTACTACTTCACCGGCGGCGAGCCGTTCATGAATCGCGAGCTGTTCGCCATCCTGGAGGCGACGCTGAGAGCGGGGCCGGCGACCGTCCTGACCAACGGTCTGCTGCTCGACCCGCGGCGCTGCGCCCGGCTGAAGCGGCTGGACGAGGGCTCCGAGTATTCTCTGGATCTGCGCATCAGCCTCGATGGCTGGGGTCCGGAAGATCACGACCGCATCCGCGGGCCGCGGGCCTTCGACCGGGCGGTCGCGGGGATGCGCAACCTTTGGAATGCCGGGCTGAACCCGGTGGTGACGGTGACCGAGCTGGCCGAAGGAGTTGCCGGCGCCGAAGGACGCGAGCGCTTCCTCGATCGGCTGCGCTCGTTCGGCTTGACCCGACCCCGCCTCAAGATTTTGTCGCTGTTTCGCCTGGGCGCGGAGCAGCGCCGCGGACGGGGCTATCTTCCCTCGGAGCGGCTCACCTCCGGTGATGTCATCGACCCCGAAAGGCTGCAATGCTCCAGCGGCCGGATGGTCACCAGCCGGGGCGTCTACGTCTGTCCCATCCTGATCGATTTCGAGGGCGCCAGGCTGGGATCCACGCTGCGCGACTCCCTGCGGCCTTTCTCCCTCGCCTACCCGGCCTGCCACACCTGCCATGTGCAGGGCGTCACCTGCCGGACCTGA
- a CDS encoding NAD(P)-binding domain-containing protein, whose translation MKPLRIAILGAGPIGIEAALYAQELGHDVFVLEKGRIGENLSRWGHVTLFSPFEMNRTALGLAALGAGGMDDLPSGEEALSGFEHLRRYLLPLARLPRLANLIFEDHRVVTVGKEGLLKGEKIADADRLEAPFRILVETAAGEKIFHADRVIDATGTYGNPRHMGAGGIPAPGERAAAEIISYDLDDPLERDRGRYAGRRTLLVGGGLSAATSALAWRTLASDDPSTSLLWVTRTEAELPYAPIPGDPLRRRAALVEEANRIAAARTGGIRHLPHRRVDSLRRDNGSWRVRVLGPAGSEELRVDRILANVGYRPDESLYSELQIHSCYASSGPMKLAAALLESAAGSDCLSQPATESETLQNPEPGFFILGAKSYGRNSAFLLRNGFDQIRGAFQLIEERPDLDLYAVRPGSAA comes from the coding sequence ATGAAGCCATTGCGCATCGCCATCCTGGGTGCCGGCCCCATCGGGATAGAAGCGGCCCTCTATGCCCAGGAGCTCGGCCACGACGTTTTCGTCCTGGAGAAGGGTCGGATCGGGGAGAACCTGTCCCGCTGGGGGCACGTCACGCTCTTTTCCCCTTTCGAGATGAATCGCACGGCGCTGGGGCTCGCGGCCCTCGGAGCCGGCGGGATGGATGACCTTCCCTCCGGCGAGGAGGCCTTGAGCGGATTCGAGCACCTGCGGCGTTACCTTCTGCCCCTCGCGCGGCTGCCGCGCCTGGCGAACCTTATTTTCGAGGACCATCGGGTCGTGACGGTGGGCAAGGAAGGACTCCTCAAGGGAGAGAAGATTGCCGACGCCGACCGGCTGGAAGCCCCTTTCCGCATCCTGGTGGAGACTGCCGCGGGCGAAAAAATCTTTCACGCCGATCGCGTCATCGATGCCACCGGAACCTACGGCAATCCCCGTCACATGGGCGCCGGCGGGATCCCGGCGCCCGGCGAGCGGGCTGCTGCGGAAATCATCTCCTACGATCTGGACGATCCCCTCGAGCGGGATCGCGGCCGCTACGCCGGCCGGCGCACCCTTCTGGTGGGCGGCGGACTTTCGGCCGCCACCTCGGCCCTCGCCTGGCGCACTCTGGCAAGTGACGATCCTTCGACGAGCCTCCTCTGGGTCACCCGCACGGAGGCCGAGCTTCCCTATGCACCGATTCCCGGCGACCCTCTGCGGAGACGGGCCGCCTTGGTCGAGGAAGCCAACCGGATTGCCGCGGCGCGGACGGGCGGAATCCGCCATCTGCCGCATCGCCGGGTCGACTCCCTCCGGCGCGACAACGGCAGCTGGCGCGTGCGCGTGCTGGGGCCCGCGGGGAGCGAAGAGCTTCGAGTCGATCGGATTCTGGCGAATGTCGGCTATCGCCCCGACGAGTCCCTCTACTCGGAGCTCCAGATCCATTCCTGCTACGCCTCGTCGGGCCCGATGAAGCTGGCCGCGGCCCTGCTCGAATCGGCGGCCGGTTCCGACTGCCTCTCCCAGCCGGCGACGGAGTCGGAGACACTGCAGAATCCGGAGCCGGGATTCTTCATCCTCGGCGCGAAGAGCTACGGTCGCAACTCCGCCTTCCTGCTGCGCAACGGGTTCGATCAGATCCGGGGAGCCTTCCAGCTGATCGAGGAGAGACCCGACCTCGATCTCTACGCAGTCCGCCCGGGCTCGGCCGCGTGA
- a CDS encoding fumarylacetoacetate hydrolase family protein: MRLARYRVDGKEITGRLDGNLLHPVEWDAPEGGEEGAPVEISGAKLLAPCRPGKIIGVGLNYRDHALERRKPLPTEPLLFLKPPSAMIGPGDAIVLPAGAGRVDHEAELAIVIGRRARNLAVALAGEAIAGYTCFNDVTARDLQDRDVQFTRAKGFDTFAPIGPWIETDVDPSDLVIEAKVNGALRQRSSTRELIFPPAFLVAYISRIMTLEPGDLIATGTPSGIGPLAAGDTVEIILEGIGTLTNPVRAL, encoded by the coding sequence ATGCGCCTCGCGCGTTATCGGGTCGATGGGAAGGAGATCACGGGGAGGCTGGACGGAAACCTGCTCCATCCCGTGGAGTGGGACGCTCCGGAGGGCGGGGAGGAAGGTGCCCCGGTGGAGATCTCCGGAGCGAAACTGCTGGCTCCCTGCCGTCCGGGGAAGATCATCGGCGTCGGCCTCAACTACCGCGATCATGCTCTCGAGCGGCGCAAGCCGCTGCCCACTGAGCCTCTCCTCTTCCTCAAGCCTCCCTCGGCGATGATCGGACCCGGGGACGCCATCGTGCTCCCGGCGGGAGCGGGCCGGGTCGATCATGAAGCGGAGCTGGCGATCGTCATCGGCAGGAGAGCCAGGAACCTGGCGGTTGCTCTCGCGGGCGAGGCAATCGCCGGCTACACCTGCTTCAACGACGTCACGGCGCGGGATCTGCAGGACCGGGACGTCCAGTTCACGCGGGCCAAGGGGTTCGACACCTTCGCGCCGATCGGGCCCTGGATCGAGACCGACGTCGATCCCTCCGATCTGGTGATCGAGGCGAAGGTGAACGGAGCGCTGCGGCAGCGCTCCTCCACCCGCGAGCTGATCTTTCCGCCCGCCTTCCTGGTGGCTTACATCTCCCGCATCATGACGCTCGAGCCCGGCGATCTGATCGCGACGGGCACTCCTTCCGGAATCGGACCTCTCGCTGCCGGCGACACCGTCGAGATCATTCTCGAAGGGATCGGCACGCTCACGAACCCGGTGCGCGCTCTTTGA
- a CDS encoding 2Fe-2S iron-sulfur cluster-binding protein — protein MSDKPGTTVEFTLNNERRSVPAGSTLLEACRAAGVPVPTLCFLDGMTPANACRICVVEVEGARALAPACSRQVEAGMVVRTESERVALARRLVMEFLASSVDLTCAPEAAAYARQFGADPERYARSGAPPETVAQPVKVDNDLYVRDLSRCILCYRCVDACGEEAQNTFAIAVAGRGFDARIATEFDHSLPDSACVFCGNCIGVCPTGALMFKSEHDLRREGTWDEARQTHTETICPYCGVGCALTLHVQENRIVKVSSPRDHSVTQGHLCIKGRFGWQFVQDPPKPSE, from the coding sequence ATGAGCGACAAGCCGGGCACGACCGTGGAGTTCACCCTCAACAACGAGCGGCGCTCCGTGCCGGCCGGCTCGACGCTTCTCGAGGCCTGCCGGGCCGCGGGCGTGCCGGTTCCGACCCTCTGCTTCCTGGATGGGATGACTCCGGCCAATGCCTGCCGGATTTGTGTCGTCGAAGTGGAAGGGGCGCGCGCCCTCGCGCCGGCCTGCTCGCGCCAGGTCGAGGCGGGAATGGTGGTGCGCACCGAGAGCGAGCGCGTGGCTCTGGCGCGCCGGCTGGTGATGGAGTTCCTGGCCTCCTCGGTGGACCTCACCTGCGCTCCCGAGGCCGCCGCCTACGCGCGGCAGTTCGGCGCCGATCCGGAGCGCTACGCCCGCTCCGGCGCGCCTCCCGAGACCGTGGCCCAGCCGGTGAAGGTGGACAACGATCTCTACGTGCGCGACCTGTCGCGCTGCATCCTCTGCTACCGCTGCGTCGACGCCTGCGGTGAGGAGGCGCAGAACACCTTCGCCATCGCCGTCGCCGGGCGGGGGTTCGACGCCCGCATCGCCACCGAGTTCGACCACTCCCTGCCCGATTCAGCCTGCGTCTTCTGCGGCAACTGCATCGGCGTCTGCCCCACCGGGGCCCTCATGTTCAAGAGCGAGCACGATCTGCGCCGCGAAGGGACGTGGGATGAGGCGCGGCAGACGCACACCGAGACGATCTGTCCTTACTGCGGCGTGGGGTGCGCGCTGACCTTGCACGTCCAGGAGAACCGCATCGTGAAGGTCTCCTCCCCTCGCGACCATTCCGTCACCCAGGGACACCTCTGCATCAAGGGTCGCTTCGGCTGGCAGTTCGTCCAGGATCCGCCGAAACCCAGCGAATAA
- the efp gene encoding elongation factor P, which yields MIPATQLRTGMAILHEGNLCRVMKVQHITPGNWRGMVQVKLRNLKTGNSLEYRFRSEDRVERASLEQHEVEFLYKDNDGYHFMNTESYEQFALGDDALGDNVFYLIPNTRIQMEFNDGNPVGIEMPLTVDLKVVATDPGLKGATATNSGKPATLETGLVVQVPQFISEGEVIRVDTADGKYLERAK from the coding sequence ATGATCCCCGCGACTCAACTGCGCACCGGCATGGCCATCCTGCACGAAGGGAATCTGTGCCGCGTCATGAAGGTGCAACACATCACGCCCGGCAACTGGCGCGGCATGGTTCAGGTGAAGCTGCGGAACCTGAAGACCGGCAACAGCCTCGAGTACCGGTTCCGCTCCGAGGACCGTGTCGAGCGTGCCAGCCTCGAGCAGCACGAAGTCGAGTTCCTCTACAAGGACAACGACGGCTATCATTTCATGAACACCGAGAGCTACGAACAATTCGCTCTCGGGGACGACGCGCTGGGAGACAACGTCTTCTACCTGATTCCCAACACCCGGATCCAGATGGAATTCAACGACGGCAACCCGGTCGGCATCGAGATGCCCCTGACGGTGGATCTCAAGGTGGTGGCCACCGATCCCGGCCTCAAGGGGGCGACCGCCACCAACTCGGGAAAGCCGGCGACGCTGGAGACCGGGCTGGTGGTCCAGGTGCCGCAGTTCATCTCCGAGGGCGAGGTGATCCGCGTGGACACGGCGGATGGGAAGTACCTGGAGCGCGCCAAGTAG